From a region of the Castanea sativa cultivar Marrone di Chiusa Pesio chromosome 10, ASM4071231v1 genome:
- the LOC142613711 gene encoding S-adenosylmethionine synthase 2 has protein sequence METFLYTSESVNEGHPDKLCDQISDAVLDACLAQDPDSKVACETCTKTNMVMVFGEITTKGNIDYEKIVRDTCRTIGFVSDDVGLDADNCKVLVNIEQQSPDIAQGVHGHFTKRPEEIGAGDQGHMFGYATDETPEFMPLSHVLATKLGARLTEVRKNGTCPWLRPDGKTQVTVEYYNDNGAMVPVRVHTVLISTQHDETVTNDEIAADLKEHVIKPVIPEKYLDEKTIFHLNPSGRFVIGGPHGDAGLTGRKIIIDTYGGWGAHGGGAFSGKDPTKVDRSGAYIVRQAAKSIVANGLARRAIVQVSYAIGVPEPLSVFVDTYGTGKIPDKEILKIVKENFDFRPGMITINLDLKRGGNGRFLKTAAYGHFGRDDPDFTWEVVKPLKWEKPQS, from the coding sequence ATGGAGACCTTTCTATATACATCTGAATCTGTCAACGAGGGTCACCCCGACAAGCTCTGTGACCAGATCTCTGATGCAGTGCTCGACGCATGCCTTGCTCAGGACCCTGACAGCAAGGTTGCCTGTGAAACATGCACCAAGACCAACATGGTGATGGTCTTTGGAGAAATCACCACCAAGGGTAACATAGACTATGAGAAGATTGTTAGGGACACATGCCGTACTATTGGGTTTGTTTCTGATGATGTGGGTCTTGATGCTGACAACTGCAAGGTTTTGGTTAACATTGAGCAGCAGAGCCCTGATATTGCCCAGGGTGTCCATGGACACTTCACCAAGCGCCCTGAGGAGATTGGTGCTGGTGACCAGGGCCATATGTTTGGTTATGCCACTGATGAGACCCCTGAATTCATGCCCCTTAGCCATGTCCTTGCAACCAAGCTTGGGGCTCGCCTCACTGAGGTTAGGAAGAATGGCACTTGCCCCTGGTTGAGACCTGATGGCAAGACCCAAGTAACTGTTGAGTACTACAATGACAATGGTGCCATGGTTCCAGTCCGCGTCCACACTGTCCTTATCTCCACCCAGCACGACGAGACTGTCACAAATGATGAGATTGCTGCTGACCTTAAAGAGCATGTTATTAAGCCTGTTATCCCTGAGAAGTACCTTGATGAGAAGACCATCTTCCACCTTAACCCCTCAGGCCGCTTTGTCATTGGTGGCCCTCACGGTGATGCAGGTCTCACTGGCCGTAAGATCATCATTGACACTTATGGTGGATGGGGAGCTCATGGTGGTGGTGCTTTCTCTGGAAAGGACCCAACCAAGGTGGACAGGAGTGGTGCCTACATTGTCAGGCAGGCTGCCAAGAGTATAGTAGCAAATGGTCTTGCTCGCAGGGCCATTGTTCAGGTCTCTTATGCCATTGGTGTGCCCGAGCCCTTGTCTGTCTTTGTTGATACATATGGAACTGGAAAGATTCCCGACAAGGAGATCCTAAAAATTGTGAAGGAGAACTTCGACTTCAGGCCCGGAATGATCACTATTAACTTGGACCTCAAGAGGGGTGGCAATGGAAGATTCTTGAAGACTGCTGCCTATGGACACTTCGGAAGGGACGACCCCGACTTCACCTGGGAGGTTGTGAAGCCCCTCAAGTGGGAGAAGCCCCAATCTTAG